The candidate division KSB1 bacterium sequence CCCACTTTCTTGGGCACCACGGAGAAGTCCGTCATCTCGACACGGTAGAAGCGGGCCTCAAATCCGCTCTTCACCTGATGACTCCGGGTGACCTGGCTGGTCAGATCGAACTTGGTTACCCAGTAGGAGGTGCTCCGCTGGAAGTGCTGAGCCGGGGTACCTCCGTCGGAGAAGCTCCACGGCGCCGGTGCGTAGAGGGAGTCCGGATGCACGTAGCCCACGGCATCGCGGGCATCGATCGTGTACCATTTCCGCGTCGTATCGGCCGGGTCTACGTGCTCAACGTACGCCACAGCATCCGTCGGATTCTCGTACAGGTAGTGCTTGTAGCTGGTCGAAAAGCGGGTGAGCTTCAGCTCGTAGAACGTCTTCGCCGAAAGGGTGTGCGTAAGTCCGAGGATGTGGTTGATCCCGTCCTCGAAGCGGTGATAGAGGGCATCGGGGTTGTACTTGAAGTAGTGGTCGTAGAACTTGAACTGGCTCTTATTCCACAGGGTCGTGTACGTGAGCTTAAAGCTGGGCGAGAATCGGTAGGCGAATTTGGTCTGTAGGGTCGTCTTCACATAGGGGTTCATCGGGACGATCTTGCCGTCCCCGAGAAGCCCTTGCGGTGTAAACCAGCGCAGTCCGTAGAGGTAGCCCTCGGAGTTGTAGTGGCGGAGGTTGGCGAAAAACGTCCCATTGCCCCTGGTCGCGGGCAGCGGTCCACTTAGGCTGGCCTGGAGGTCGAAGACCGGGTTCCAGCGCGCCAAGGGGTTGATCCGCTCCAGGCTATCCGGATTGGGAGAATAGAGGGCCTCCCGTTTGCGCAGGCGTGGTTTGAGCACAAAGTAGGTCTCGTCGTCGAACGACAGATAGTCCCCCACGTAGGCCTGAAGCTGCCCGGTAAACTTGGGGGAGCCTTCCTTGGTCACGATGTTGACAATCCCGGAAAGGGCCTGACCATATTCGGCGTTAAACGTGCCGGAGATGACCTGAAGCTCCTGGATGGCCGCATTTTCGACATCGATGCCCATCTGCCCGTTGTACACGTCGGTTGCCGCGATCCCGTCCACCCAGTAGGCGACCTCACCCGCGCGGCCGCCGCGGATGTGGAGCCCGCCGAAAGGGTCCCGGACCAGACCAGCCTGCAGTTCCAGAACATCGGTCATCTCCCTCACTGGGAGCACGCGGATTTGGTCGGCCTGCACCGAGGCCAAGGAGGCGGTCCGGTCCATCTGAATGACGGGGCGCTCGGCCACAACCGTGACCTCTTTGCCGAGCTCCAGCACCGTCGGCTCGAGCTGGAAGTTCACGGTCGCGGTCATATCGGCGCTTACGCGGACGTGCTCCACTCGCTGGCCGCGGTAGCCGATCATCTGGGCCAGGAGGCTGTAGGAGCCGGGGGGCACGCGCAGGATCACGTAATAGCCGTCTGCGTCGGTGGCCGCACCCATGCTCGTCCCCTCGATCATGACGTTGACGCCAGGGAGGGGGTCACCGGTTTGCGCATCGGTCACGCGTCCGGCGATTTTTCCCGTCGTGCCGGCCCACGCAACAGCCGTTACAAGCCAGATTCCGATGCTGGCGGCAAAACTCGACGAGCGTGAGAATCTCATGGCCTTCTCCTATTGCCTTGCTGCGAGGTCACTTGCCCCCGGGATCACCCTTTTCGCCCGTCACCGCCGCAGGTGGAGCGGATCACGAGTCTCGTGCCCAGGGCCTCGTGCCACAGATCCTGGACCCCGTTTTCCAGTTTCTCGGCCAGGCGCTTTACCGCTCGCTGCCCCATTTCGAACATGGGCTGCCGGACCGTGCTGAGACCGATCAGTTCCGAGGGCTGGATGTCGTCGAACGCCACGAGGGCAAGGTCATCGGGGATACGGACGCCTCTCTCGCGGGCTGCGCGGAGTACTCCATAAGCCTGCACATCGCTGGCGACAAAGAGGGCCTCCGGCTGTTCGTCCAACTCCAGCAAGCGGATCATGGCCCGATAGCCCGCCGGGGCGTTAAACCCGTCTTGGCCGTCCAGGTCGTCGCACTCGATCATCCACTCGGCGCGGGGCTCAAGGCCGAAGTCACTGAGGGCTCGGAGAAACCCCTGCCGCCTCTCCCTTGCCGGAAAGCTGCGCAGCTTGCCGTTGATCATCCCAAGGCGGCGGTACCCGAGATCCAGGAGGTAGCGGGTGGCCTGGTAGGCGCCCAGCTGGTTTTCCACGTGAATGGAGTCCACCTCGGGGTGGTAGGAATCGACCAGGACTACCGGAAGTCGGCGGGAGCGGACCTTGCGGGCCATTCGGTTGGAGAGGGGCATCGAGATGTACAGGACCCCGTCCACCCGCCGTTCGCGTAGGACCCGTTCCAGGAGGTCCTCCCCGCGTGCGACGTCGTCAGCGGAGTACAGGATGAGATCGTACTTGGAGCGACTGATCTCATGCTGGATTCCTTTGAGGAGCTCTAAGTAGAAGTAGTTGGTGAGGAACGGCACGATGGCGCCGATCGCGCCCGTGCGTTTGCGGGCCAGGCCGCGCGCCAGGGCATGGGGCTGGTAGCCCATCTCGCGGGCTACACGGAGCACTTTCTCTTTGGTCTGGGGGCTGATGTTGGGACTATCGTTGAGGGCGCGGCTGACGGTGCCGATCCCGACACCAGCTTTGCGGGCAACGTCGTAGATGGTGGGCATGAGCACAGCCTCACGGCTTGAACCGTAGGCGGAAGCCTCCGTTGGCCGCGTCTGTGGAAGCCCTTCCAGGGAAGCGCTTCCATATTACTTCACCGGACGAATTTTGTCAAGAGGTTTTTTGCCCCCCGCCCCGAAACCGCTGGCCTCTTCTTTGCAGACCCAGAAGGTGAAGCCGTTGTCCCCTCTTTCTCGGGGTCGAGAAAGGCGGCGTGCAGCAAGTCGCTGTACCACGCCGAGACAATCCGCGCGGAAGATAAGGGCCAAGTCGTTCCTACACGGGGAAAAATGATCCCACTCCCGTGGATGTCGGCACCAAACAACGCGGAGCCAAGACCGAATGCGCATCGCAATCATGGGGATCCGGGGAATCCCCGCTAACTACGGCGGTTTCGAGACCTTTGCCGAGGAGTTAGCGCCCCGCCTGGTCCAGCGAGGCCATCAGGTCACAGTCTACGGGCGCTCCAACAACATCAAATACCGCGAGCCATACTACAAGGGGGTGCGAATTTTCATCCTGCCCACGATCCCGAACAAGTATCTCGACACCGTGGCCCACACCTTCCTCTGCGCTCTCCACGCCTTCTGGCGTCGGTATGACGTGGTGTTGATCTGCAACAGCGTGAACACCATCTTCTGCCCGATCCTGCAGCTCACTGGGAAGAAGGTGGCCGTGAACGTCGACGGCCTGGAGTGGAAGCGCCGGAAATGGAACGCGCTCGGCCGCGCGCTTTACCGCATCTCAGAGATGCTGGCCGTGGTCCTGCCGGACGAGGTGGTGACCGACGCCCGCGAGATCCAGAAGTACTACCTGAGAAAATTCCGCAAGGCATCGACCTTTATCCCGTACGGAGCGCCGGACGGGCCGGTCCCCACCCGAGCCATCCTCGATCGGTTGGGGCTCAAGGGCAGAGACTACGTCCTCTACGTCAGTCGGCTTGAGCCCGAGAACAACGCCCTCGAGGTTGTCCGCTCCTTCGAGCGGGTCCGGACGGATCTGCGTCTGGTGGTCGTAGGCGATGCTCCCTACGCGACCGACTACATCCGTCAGCTCAAAGCCACTAAGGACCCGCGGATTGTGTTCACGGGTTACGTGTTCGGGCAGGGGTACCGCGAGCTCCAGTCGAATGCCTACGTCTACATCCAGGCCACGGAGGTGGGTGGAACGCATCCGGCCTTGCTGGAGGGGATGGGGTTCGGCAACTGCGTCCTCGCCAATGACGTTCCGGAGCACCGCGAGGTGCTGGGCGAAGCCGGTATCTATTTCGAGGTCCACCGGGATGGCGACCTGGCTGCCAAGCTCCAGTGGGTGCTGGACAACCCCCGGATCGTAGAGGAGTACCGGCAGCGCGTCCGCCAACGAGTCCGGGACCGCTATACGTGGGATCTCGTGGCAGACCAGTACGAGGCTCTGTTCAAGCGCATGATTCGCGAAGGCAAGGGAGTGTAAAGCGTGAGCAGCCGACGCTCCGACGTGCTGGTGGTCATCCCGGCGTACAACGAAGAGCGCAACATCGGGGCCGTGCTGCGTTCTGTGCAGTCGCTGGAGAGTCCGCCGGATGTGGTGGTGGTGAACGACGGCTCTGTGGACCGAACTGAGGAGGTTGCCCGGCAGCACGGAGCGCGCGTCCTCAGCCTCCCGCTGAACCTGGGAATCGGCGGCGCGGTCCAGACGGGCTTTCGCTACGCCGTCGCCCACGGGTACCGCTACGCCGTTCAGCTGGACGGCGACGGCCAGCACGACCCCCGCGCCATCGAGGATCTTCTGCGCCCGGTGCGCCAGGGCCAAGCCGACATCGTCATCGGTTCCCGCTACGTGACCCGAACCGGCTACCGGGCCCCCCTCTCACGCCGCATCGGGATGGTCATTTTGGCCCGCGTGATCTCCGCCCTCGTAGGCCGGCCC is a genomic window containing:
- a CDS encoding carboxypeptidase regulatory-like domain-containing protein; translated protein: MRFSRSSSFAASIGIWLVTAVAWAGTTGKIAGRVTDAQTGDPLPGVNVMIEGTSMGAATDADGYYVILRVPPGSYSLLAQMIGYRGQRVEHVRVSADMTATVNFQLEPTVLELGKEVTVVAERPVIQMDRTASLASVQADQIRVLPVREMTDVLELQAGLVRDPFGGLHIRGGRAGEVAYWVDGIAATDVYNGQMGIDVENAAIQELQVISGTFNAEYGQALSGIVNIVTKEGSPKFTGQLQAYVGDYLSFDDETYFVLKPRLRKREALYSPNPDSLERINPLARWNPVFDLQASLSGPLPATRGNGTFFANLRHYNSEGYLYGLRWFTPQGLLGDGKIVPMNPYVKTTLQTKFAYRFSPSFKLTYTTLWNKSQFKFYDHYFKYNPDALYHRFEDGINHILGLTHTLSAKTFYELKLTRFSTSYKHYLYENPTDAVAYVEHVDPADTTRKWYTIDARDAVGYVHPDSLYAPAPWSFSDGGTPAQHFQRSTSYWVTKFDLTSQVTRSHQVKSGFEARFYRVEMTDFSVVPKKVGNTDVVPFVPAIPERISPSYNAFANQPLELSAYVQDKMEFRDVIVNLGVRFDYFYPDAQVLADPSDPNIHDPFKPEHRYKNWSATTPESL
- a CDS encoding LacI family transcriptional regulator; the protein is MPTIYDVARKAGVGIGTVSRALNDSPNISPQTKEKVLRVAREMGYQPHALARGLARKRTGAIGAIVPFLTNYFYLELLKGIQHEISRSKYDLILYSADDVARGEDLLERVLRERRVDGVLYISMPLSNRMARKVRSRRLPVVLVDSYHPEVDSIHVENQLGAYQATRYLLDLGYRRLGMINGKLRSFPARERRQGFLRALSDFGLEPRAEWMIECDDLDGQDGFNAPAGYRAMIRLLELDEQPEALFVASDVQAYGVLRAARERGVRIPDDLALVAFDDIQPSELIGLSTVRQPMFEMGQRAVKRLAEKLENGVQDLWHEALGTRLVIRSTCGGDGRKG
- a CDS encoding glycosyltransferase, with protein sequence MRIAIMGIRGIPANYGGFETFAEELAPRLVQRGHQVTVYGRSNNIKYREPYYKGVRIFILPTIPNKYLDTVAHTFLCALHAFWRRYDVVLICNSVNTIFCPILQLTGKKVAVNVDGLEWKRRKWNALGRALYRISEMLAVVLPDEVVTDAREIQKYYLRKFRKASTFIPYGAPDGPVPTRAILDRLGLKGRDYVLYVSRLEPENNALEVVRSFERVRTDLRLVVVGDAPYATDYIRQLKATKDPRIVFTGYVFGQGYRELQSNAYVYIQATEVGGTHPALLEGMGFGNCVLANDVPEHREVLGEAGIYFEVHRDGDLAAKLQWVLDNPRIVEEYRQRVRQRVRDRYTWDLVADQYEALFKRMIREGKGV
- a CDS encoding glycosyltransferase family 2 protein; this translates as MSSRRSDVLVVIPAYNEERNIGAVLRSVQSLESPPDVVVVNDGSVDRTEEVARQHGARVLSLPLNLGIGGAVQTGFRYAVAHGYRYAVQLDGDGQHDPRAIEDLLRPVRQGQADIVIGSRYVTRTGYRAPLSRRIGMVILARVISALVGRPICDSTSGFRAYNREAFTFLASHYPTDYPEPEAIVLLARNGFRILEVPVQMHPRLNGESSINSARSIYYMVKVLLAVIVEAVRDRLRSKEATSP